One Sphingomonas sp. LHG3406-1 genomic window carries:
- a CDS encoding tetratricopeptide repeat-containing sulfotransferase family protein, whose product MTDSAPAGHWPRDLLEAARAMNANRLDIAERLLKARLRANADDPRALRMLAEVAGRIGRLHDSEALLRHALEVAPDFQAARANLALVLGRLGRPQEALPLLEELLSVDPDAPGHQNLKAATLGRLGEFEAAIATYRQVLEDMPGQPKVWLSLGHMLKTVGRLDEGIAAYREAIAIRPQLGEAWWSLANLKTVRFTDQDLAEMEIALARDDLTPEDRFHLEFALGKALHDLKRYDEAFAFYAAGNARRREHQPYRAADTRRTVDASIATFTAQALAARAGQGCDRSDPIFILGMPRAGSTLLEQILASHSQVEGTTELPDLPAIARRRKGYPTSVLEWTADELRGLGEEYLSRAAAQRQTDRPFFIDKLPNNWLFTPFIHLVLPRATIIDARRHPLGCCLANFRQHFARGQAFTYDLADMGAYFADYVRLMAHVDAVLPGRVIRVIYEEMVSEPEERIRRLLDEVGLPFEQSCLDFHKTERAIRTPSSEQVRRPIYREAAEEWRSYEAHLDALKQALGRVLDCWPEAPPQQS is encoded by the coding sequence GTGACCGATTCCGCCCCTGCCGGCCACTGGCCGCGCGACCTGCTCGAGGCCGCCCGCGCCATGAACGCCAACCGGCTCGACATCGCCGAGCGGCTGCTGAAGGCGCGGCTGCGCGCCAATGCCGACGATCCCCGCGCGCTGCGCATGCTGGCAGAGGTGGCGGGCAGGATCGGGCGGCTGCACGACAGCGAGGCGCTGCTCCGCCATGCGCTGGAGGTCGCGCCGGACTTCCAGGCCGCACGGGCCAATCTCGCCCTCGTCCTCGGGCGCCTCGGGCGTCCGCAGGAGGCGCTGCCGCTGCTCGAAGAACTGCTGAGCGTCGATCCGGACGCGCCCGGTCACCAGAACCTCAAGGCCGCGACGCTCGGGCGTCTGGGCGAGTTCGAGGCGGCGATCGCCACCTACCGACAGGTGCTGGAGGACATGCCCGGTCAGCCCAAGGTGTGGCTCAGCCTCGGTCACATGCTGAAGACGGTCGGCCGGCTCGACGAGGGCATTGCCGCCTACCGCGAGGCGATCGCGATCCGACCGCAACTGGGCGAAGCTTGGTGGAGCCTAGCCAATCTCAAGACGGTCCGCTTCACCGATCAGGATCTGGCGGAGATGGAAATCGCGCTCGCCCGCGACGACCTCACGCCCGAGGATCGCTTCCACCTCGAGTTCGCACTCGGCAAGGCGCTGCACGACCTGAAGCGCTATGACGAGGCCTTCGCCTTCTATGCCGCGGGCAACGCACGGCGGCGCGAGCACCAGCCCTATCGCGCGGCCGACACCCGCCGGACCGTCGATGCGAGCATCGCCACGTTCACCGCGCAAGCGCTAGCGGCGCGCGCGGGGCAGGGGTGCGACCGGTCGGACCCCATCTTCATCCTCGGCATGCCCCGCGCCGGCTCGACCCTGCTGGAGCAGATCCTCGCCAGCCACAGCCAGGTCGAGGGCACGACCGAGCTGCCCGACCTTCCGGCGATCGCCCGGCGGCGCAAGGGCTATCCAACAAGCGTGCTGGAGTGGACCGCCGACGAGCTGCGCGGCCTCGGCGAGGAATATCTCTCCCGCGCCGCGGCCCAGCGGCAGACGGACCGGCCCTTCTTCATCGACAAGCTGCCGAACAACTGGCTGTTCACGCCCTTCATCCACCTGGTCCTGCCGCGAGCAACGATCATCGACGCGCGCCGCCATCCGCTCGGCTGCTGCCTGGCAAACTTCCGCCAGCATTTCGCCCGCGGCCAGGCCTTCACCTACGACCTTGCCGACATGGGCGCCTATTTTGCCGACTATGTTCGGCTGATGGCCCATGTCGACGCGGTGCTTCCCGGCCGCGTCATCCGCGTCATCTACGAGGAGATGGTGTCCGAGCCCGAAGAGCGCATCCGCCGGCTGCTCGACGAGGTCGGCCTGCCCTTCGAGCAATCCTGCCTCGACTTCCACAAGACCGAGCGGGCGATCCGCACGCCGAGCAGCGAGCAGGTGCGCCGCCCCATCTACCGCGAGGCGGCGGAGGAATGGCGTTCTTACGAGGCACATCTTGATGCGCTCAAGCAGGCACTCGGCCGCGTCCTCGACTGCTGGCCTGAGGCGCCGCCGCAACAATCCTGA